From Bacillus basilensis, a single genomic window includes:
- a CDS encoding DUF1540 domain-containing protein — protein sequence MAQDVLCEVNNCKFWANGNKCSADAIYVVSHKGKQASTTEETDCKTFDPEV from the coding sequence ATGGCACAAGACGTTTTATGTGAAGTAAACAACTGTAAATTTTGGGCTAACGGCAATAAATGTAGTGCAGATGCAATTTATGTTGTAAGTCATAAAGGTAAACAAGCATCTACAACGGAAGAAACAGATTGCAAAACTTTTGATCCAGAAGTATAA
- a CDS encoding PadR family transcriptional regulator: MYVDILLLAELTSGPKHGYEIKKNIQNRLGENFELNHNMLYPSLRRFENMGAITKKVHTQVGKPNRNMYDITETGEKMFSEMLREFPEKLATNNAEFLVRVALFEKLDCEARKEILTMRQDILHKQLTAIQSLDITSSFITEVIEFSKSRIEHELLWITSLMKKI, translated from the coding sequence ATGTATGTTGATATTTTATTACTGGCAGAATTAACTTCAGGGCCAAAACACGGTTATGAAATAAAGAAAAATATCCAAAATCGGTTAGGAGAGAATTTTGAATTAAATCATAATATGCTTTATCCTTCTCTTCGGCGTTTTGAGAATATGGGGGCTATAACGAAAAAAGTACATACACAAGTCGGAAAACCAAACCGAAATATGTACGACATAACAGAAACCGGAGAAAAAATGTTTTCTGAAATGTTACGCGAGTTTCCCGAAAAACTCGCGACAAACAATGCAGAGTTTCTTGTTCGTGTCGCGCTTTTTGAAAAACTTGATTGCGAAGCTAGAAAAGAAATTTTAACAATGCGCCAAGACATACTACATAAACAGCTTACTGCTATTCAATCTTTAGATATTACCTCCTCTTTTATTACAGAAGTCATTGAATTTAGTAAATCACGTATTGAACATGAATTACTCTGGATTACATCACTTATGAAGAAAATATGA
- a CDS encoding cysteine dioxygenase family protein: MLTCNGSKSFQKFIKGVTDLMENCLFEEEIVCGIEKLLEELLEKKTWLPIEKQKANSAQYARHSLYEDPLKRFEVLALVWKDGQSTPLHDHDGTWGVEGVFTGRIMVQNFIQTKQLENSLVYLTHTGNLYLGEGETDKVIPPADCHILEIRKYESVITIHVYGKRLEKFKVFVPTEEKNVYMCETKYISYNS, from the coding sequence ATGTTGACTTGTAATGGAAGTAAATCATTTCAAAAGTTTATTAAAGGTGTTACAGATCTTATGGAAAATTGTTTATTCGAAGAAGAAATAGTGTGTGGTATTGAAAAGTTACTAGAAGAACTTTTAGAAAAGAAAACATGGCTTCCGATAGAAAAACAGAAGGCGAATTCGGCTCAATATGCACGACACTCGCTATATGAAGACCCTTTAAAGCGTTTCGAAGTATTAGCTCTCGTATGGAAAGACGGCCAATCTACACCTTTACATGATCATGATGGTACATGGGGAGTAGAAGGCGTTTTTACAGGAAGGATAATGGTGCAGAACTTTATACAAACGAAGCAACTTGAAAATTCACTTGTGTATTTAACACATACAGGAAATCTTTATTTGGGAGAAGGCGAAACAGATAAAGTAATTCCACCAGCTGATTGTCATATTCTTGAAATTAGGAAATATGAAAGCGTTATCACAATTCATGTTTACGGAAAACGTTTGGAAAAGTTTAAAGTATTCGTCCCAACTGAAGAAAAGAATGTGTACATGTGTGAGACAAAATATATTAGTTATAATTCATAG
- a CDS encoding Vat family streptogramin A O-acetyltransferase, whose product MNPNPNVKYPIEGNQNVHFIKNTITKANILVGDYSYYDAKDGETFEDRVLHHYEFLGDRLILGKFCCIANGVTFIMNGANHRMDGFSAYPFNIFGNGWEKYTPNLSNLPYKGDTVIGNDVWIGMDTTIMPGIKIGDGAIIAAKSVVTRDVAPYTIVGGNPANKIKERFTNTIIEELLQIQWWHFDIEKITENISAIVQGNIEPLRKLKRE is encoded by the coding sequence ATGAATCCTAATCCAAATGTTAAATACCCTATTGAAGGAAATCAAAACGTCCATTTTATAAAAAACACAATAACAAAAGCTAATATACTTGTTGGAGACTATTCATATTATGATGCGAAAGATGGAGAAACATTTGAAGATCGAGTATTACATCATTATGAATTTCTTGGAGATCGCCTTATCCTTGGAAAGTTTTGTTGTATTGCAAATGGAGTTACCTTTATTATGAACGGAGCGAATCATCGGATGGATGGATTTTCGGCATATCCATTTAATATATTTGGAAATGGGTGGGAGAAGTATACACCTAATTTGTCTAATTTACCTTACAAAGGTGATACAGTTATAGGAAATGACGTTTGGATCGGTATGGATACAACGATTATGCCTGGAATAAAAATAGGGGATGGTGCAATAATAGCAGCTAAATCTGTTGTGACTAGAGACGTCGCACCATATACAATTGTTGGTGGAAACCCTGCAAATAAAATAAAGGAACGATTTACAAATACAATAATAGAAGAATTATTGCAAATTCAATGGTGGCATTTTGATATTGAAAAAATAACTGAAAATATAAGTGCTATTGTACAAGGGAATATAGAGCCATTAAGAAAGCTAAAAAGGGAATAA
- a CDS encoding MFS transporter has product MSTNVVTKQNTGVSQVLKNRFVQGILASALFLQIGIWVRNFAVLLYVMEMTKGDAFAISMISVAEFAPIFIFSFIGGTFADRWKPKKTMIWCETLSSISVFAVLITLMFGTWKIVFFVTLISAILSQFSQPSGMKLFKQHLSTEQIQLAMSIYQTIFAIFMVLGPILGTFIFHSFGIYISIIITGIAFLLAAAVLLFLPKDLENDNEKKEITLLQEMLDGIKYVKKKKALTLLGLCFMAAGLGIGLIQPLGIFIVTEQLGLSKESLQWLLTVNGAGMIVGGALAMVFAKNVAPQKMLIVGMLGQAIGIGIIGYSTNLWVTLTAQLFSGLALPCIQIGINTLIIQNSDTDFIGRVNGILSPLFTGSMVVTMSIAGSLKEMFSLSMMYEGTAFLFIIGLLFILPIYNLKPTIAIESEISGKGSAIQNES; this is encoded by the coding sequence ATGTCGACAAATGTAGTAACAAAACAAAATACCGGGGTATCGCAAGTATTAAAAAATCGGTTTGTGCAAGGAATTCTAGCATCAGCATTATTTTTGCAAATAGGAATATGGGTTCGAAACTTTGCGGTATTACTATACGTAATGGAAATGACAAAAGGTGATGCTTTTGCTATTTCGATGATTTCAGTTGCTGAGTTTGCTCCAATTTTCATCTTTTCCTTTATTGGCGGAACTTTTGCTGATAGGTGGAAGCCAAAGAAGACAATGATATGGTGTGAAACGTTAAGTTCTATTTCAGTATTTGCTGTATTAATTACTCTTATGTTTGGTACGTGGAAAATTGTGTTTTTTGTCACGCTTATTTCTGCAATCCTTTCGCAGTTTTCTCAACCATCTGGAATGAAATTATTTAAACAACATTTATCAACGGAACAAATCCAATTAGCGATGTCTATATATCAAACAATATTTGCGATTTTTATGGTGTTAGGACCGATTCTTGGAACATTTATTTTTCATAGTTTTGGAATTTATATTTCAATCATCATAACAGGTATCGCTTTTTTACTTGCGGCAGCTGTGTTGTTATTTCTTCCTAAAGATCTTGAGAATGATAATGAGAAGAAAGAAATCACTCTATTACAGGAAATGCTGGACGGTATTAAATACGTGAAAAAGAAAAAAGCATTAACTTTACTAGGGCTTTGTTTTATGGCAGCAGGACTAGGTATAGGATTAATTCAGCCATTAGGTATATTTATTGTGACTGAGCAGTTAGGGCTGTCAAAAGAGAGTTTACAATGGTTACTGACAGTCAATGGTGCAGGGATGATTGTTGGTGGAGCTTTAGCGATGGTATTTGCGAAAAATGTTGCTCCGCAAAAGATGTTAATTGTAGGGATGCTCGGTCAGGCGATTGGTATTGGTATTATAGGTTATTCGACAAATTTATGGGTGACACTTACAGCACAACTTTTTAGCGGTTTAGCTCTTCCTTGTATCCAAATTGGTATTAATACGCTCATCATTCAAAATAGCGATACTGATTTTATTGGTCGTGTAAATGGTATTTTAAGTCCACTATTCACAGGTTCAATGGTAGTAACGATGAGTATTGCTGGCTCATTAAAGGAAATGTTTTCATTAAGTATGATGTATGAAGGAACGGCTTTCCTTTTTATAATTGGATTATTGTTTATTTTACCTATATACAATTTAAAGCCAACGATAGCAATAGAAAGTGAAATAAGTGGTAAAGGAAGTGCTATACAAAATGAATCCTAA
- a CDS encoding Cof-type HAD-IIB family hydrolase, whose amino-acid sequence MKLIAIDLDGTLLSGNKMISKENAEAIRKCQEAGHVVAICTGRSIVDIERLLLEVNLECPIIAENGALIYKDKKMMKRYPIQNMQALEIVHYLEENGLYYQLYTDKGVYVPEYGVESVRNEIEYVKNSNENIDLKELETIAALYLEHTAFHSAESCKPIVETDIHVHKLLPFSYDIEKLKKLKETFLHNTDLAITSSYWHNLEINHRDAQKGNGLYTLAEHLNIPVENTVAIGDGLNDVSMMEKANISIAMGNAVEEIKAMCQYETLSNEEHGVAHALYKYVM is encoded by the coding sequence ATGAAATTAATTGCAATTGATTTAGACGGAACTCTTCTTTCGGGGAATAAAATGATTAGTAAAGAGAATGCAGAGGCAATTCGAAAATGTCAAGAAGCAGGTCATGTTGTAGCAATTTGTACTGGACGTTCTATCGTCGACATTGAGCGATTATTGTTAGAAGTTAATTTAGAGTGTCCAATTATTGCCGAAAATGGCGCGCTTATATATAAAGATAAAAAAATGATGAAGAGATATCCAATTCAAAATATGCAAGCACTTGAGATTGTGCACTATCTTGAAGAAAATGGTTTATATTATCAGCTTTATACTGATAAAGGTGTGTACGTGCCGGAATATGGAGTAGAAAGTGTACGTAATGAAATCGAATATGTGAAGAATTCAAATGAAAATATCGACTTGAAAGAGTTAGAAACGATTGCAGCATTATACCTTGAACATACAGCATTTCATAGTGCCGAAAGCTGTAAACCGATTGTAGAAACAGATATACATGTGCATAAACTTTTGCCATTTTCTTATGATATAGAAAAATTAAAAAAGTTAAAAGAAACGTTTCTGCATAATACTGATTTAGCCATTACATCTTCGTATTGGCATAATTTAGAGATTAATCACCGAGACGCCCAAAAAGGAAATGGATTATATACTTTAGCAGAACACCTGAATATTCCAGTTGAAAATACTGTAGCGATAGGTGATGGGCTAAACGATGTATCAATGATGGAAAAAGCAAATATATCAATTGCAATGGGGAACGCAGTCGAAGAAATAAAAGCGATGTGTCAATACGAAACCTTATCAAATGAAGAACATGGTGTTGCACATGCTTTATATAAATATGTAATGTAA
- a CDS encoding cytochrome P450, translating into MASPENVILVHEISKLKTKEELWNSYEWYQFMRDNHSVHYDEEQDVWNVFLYDDVNRVLSDYRLFSSRRERRQFAIPPLETRININSTDPPEHRNVRSIVSNAFTPRSLEQWKPRIQSIANELVEHIGKYSEVNIVEEFAAPLPVTVISDLLGVPTTDRKKIKEWSDILFMPYSKEKFNDLDVEKGIALNEFKAYLLPIVQDKRYHLIDDIISDLIRAEYEGERLTDEEIVTFSLGLLAAGNETTTNLIINSFYCFLVDSPGTYKELREKPQLISKAIEEVLRYRFPVTLARRITEDTNIFGPFMKKDQMIVAWVSAANLDEKKFSQASKFNIHRIGNEKHLTFGKGPHFCLGAPLARLEAEIALSTFIKTFEKIELSSSFCLEECILENEQTLKHLPIRLEAK; encoded by the coding sequence ATGGCTTCGCCTGAAAATGTGATTTTAGTTCATGAAATTTCAAAGCTGAAAACAAAAGAAGAATTGTGGAATTCATATGAGTGGTATCAATTTATGAGGGATAATCATTCGGTTCATTATGATGAGGAGCAGGATGTATGGAATGTTTTTTTATATGATGATGTAAATCGAGTTTTATCGGATTATCGCTTATTTTCAAGTAGAAGGGAACGAAGACAATTTGCAATCCCACCTTTAGAAACTAGGATAAACATCAATTCTACTGATCCACCAGAACATCGCAATGTACGTTCTATTGTTTCTAACGCATTTACTCCAAGAAGTTTAGAACAATGGAAACCTCGAATACAGTCTATCGCAAATGAACTTGTAGAACATATCGGAAAATATAGTGAAGTTAATATCGTTGAAGAGTTTGCTGCACCTTTACCTGTTACCGTCATATCCGATTTATTAGGAGTGCCAACAACTGACCGTAAAAAAATTAAAGAATGGTCGGATATTTTATTTATGCCGTATAGTAAAGAAAAATTTAACGATTTGGATGTAGAAAAAGGAATTGCGTTAAATGAATTTAAAGCATATCTTCTTCCAATCGTTCAAGATAAAAGATATCATTTAATCGACGATATTATTTCAGATTTAATACGAGCGGAATATGAAGGCGAAAGATTAACTGATGAAGAAATTGTTACTTTTTCTTTAGGTTTATTAGCCGCTGGTAATGAAACAACTACAAATTTAATTATTAATAGTTTCTACTGCTTTTTAGTGGACTCACCTGGAACATATAAAGAATTAAGAGAAAAACCTCAATTAATTTCGAAAGCAATTGAGGAAGTATTACGCTATCGCTTTCCAGTTACATTAGCTAGGAGAATTACAGAGGACACAAATATATTTGGACCTTTTATGAAAAAGGATCAAATGATTGTTGCATGGGTAAGCGCAGCAAATTTAGATGAGAAAAAGTTTTCACAAGCATCTAAATTTAATATACACCGAATAGGAAATGAAAAGCATTTAACCTTTGGTAAGGGCCCTCACTTTTGCTTAGGGGCACCACTTGCACGTTTAGAAGCTGAGATTGCATTAAGTACTTTTATAAAGACTTTTGAAAAAATAGAGTTATCTTCATCTTTCTGTTTAGAAGAATGTATATTGGAAAATGAACAAACATTAAAACATTTACCTATTCGATTGGAAGCTAAATAA